A genomic window from Triticum urartu cultivar G1812 chromosome 7, Tu2.1, whole genome shotgun sequence includes:
- the LOC125519446 gene encoding uncharacterized protein LOC125519446, translating into MGTATMATALGAAMLLYFVLSRRLANHEEAAGSSGGGGGGKRRRGRAARQPSQPPATWMEAVGTLAETLRFTYSETLGKWPIGDLAFGIKYLMRRQGNLHVAGVYAGSNCIELKGPEVMEELIVLRRLIDLCFLFSKKSFPVFLELAGFSQVDVLIEEPKAGILKPAHTILRDECTKSFLVLIRGTHSMKDTLTAVTGAVVPFHHSVLDEGGISKLVLGYAHCGMVAAARWIARGITPCLLQAVTQCPEYQIKVDTSYFWLWFQNFFILSLILPGNLICSLRLFLVMIFLITSITNKSIYRGSVCWQQKTPKSKYCHT; encoded by the exons ATGGGGACGGCGACGATGGCCACGGCGTTGGGCGCGGCCATGTTGCTCTACTTCGTGCTGAGCCGGAGGCTGGCGAATCACGAGGAGGCCGCCGGTAGCTCCGGCGGGGGCGGAGGAGGGAAAAGGCGGAGGGGACGCGCGGCGCGGCAGCCATCGCAGCCGCCTGCGACATGGATGGAGGCGGTGGGTACGCTCGCCGAGACGCTGCGATTCACCTACTCGGAGACGCTCGGGAAGTGGCCCATCGGGGACCTCGCCTTCGGGATCAAGTACCTCATGCGTCGCCAG GGCAATCTACATGTCGCCGGTGTATATGCTGGAAGCAATTGCATTGAACTTAAAGGACCTGAAGTCATGGAAGAGTTGATTGTTCTACGACGGCTAATTGATTTATGCTTTCTTTTCTCTAAGAAATCATTCCCAGTTTTCCTAGAATTGGCTGGATTTTCACAAGTGGATGTTCTCATTGAGGAACCTAAAGCGGGG ATTTTAAAGCCAGCTCATACAATTCTGCGTGATGAGTGCACAAAATCCTTTCTTGTTTTGATACGAGGCACTCATAGCATGAAAGACACACTAACTGCTGTTACTGGTGCTGTAGTACCATTTCACCACTCAGTATTAGATGAGGGTGGTATCAGCAAGTTAGTCTTAGGGTATGCACACTGTGGGATGGTTGCAGCAGCACGCTGGATTGCAAGAGGTATAACACCATGCCTCCTTCAAGCCGTCACTCAGTGCCCAGAGTACCAAATAAAGGTGGACACTTCTTACTTTTGGTTATGGTTTCAGAACTTTTTCATACTTAGTTTGATCTTACCTGGGAATCTTATTTGCTCTTTAAGATTATTTCTCGTCATGATATTTTTAATTACTTCTATAACAAACAAGTCAATTTACCGTGGGTCTGTATGCTGGCAACAAAAGACTCCAAAATCAAAATACTGTCATACATAA